The DNA region ATCAAACACAACATCCTTTATGATTTTTGGAAATAACGAGGTATCGTTAAAATAGCCGGCATAAATATTAACAGGTAAATATAACAATATGGCTATAGCATAGAGTCTTAAAACTTTTTTGAAAAATCGTATTAGGTTATCCCTAGGGCCTGTTTTTCCTATATATTGCGGCAATAGAAAAAATCCTGTCGTCATAAAGAAAAAGGGTACTCCAATACGGGCAATTATGCGTGTAAAGACAAAATCAGCTGTATCATTTACAGAAGATAATGGTGAAGTATGAATAGCTATAATGAGCATGGCAGCAATAACCCTAAAATAATCAATTCCTTCATATTCCTTTGTTTTATACATTCCCTTTACCTCCATAGCGTCATGATAAAACCATCTACATTATTTCCTGATATTTGGCAATAGGTATCATCTGGCAATTCAACGACCGTTACAGATGATGCAGACGCTTTTATATAGCAAACTTCAAGGGATTGTGTACCACTTTGTATTGTCAGATGCCGCCCCTCATAGGGAGCTTTTTTTGTATAATCAATATACTCCTCTAGGGTAATGCCATTCTTTTGCATAATCAGGGAGTGGGGATATCCAACATAACGGAAGTGCCACGGCTCGCAGGCAATACCTGTAATTAATTCTTTATCCTTTGGGTAGCGTTCTATAAACCCATATTGTGCTGATTTTTCTCGAAATCTTTGGCAGATTCCGGTATAAGGAAAATCAGGACGTATGAAATCTATATTGGGCTTGTTTTCCCCTAAATCAATTGCTAATCCGGTTTGATGTTCACTGCAATTGGGAAGCGCTACAAATTTCGAAGTAAAATCTACACCATTTTCCCTTATTGAATCTTTATATATTTTTTCTTGTTCTTGTAATGTCCTGTATCCACTAACAGGAACAATTTCATCTGTACAATTTAATGCCTGCATAAGCTTTGAAAGCATTATAACGGCTCTAGATTCTAAAAGAATATCAGTACAATTTATATCAA from Xylanivirga thermophila includes:
- a CDS encoding M15 family metallopeptidase, translated to MKRIILEKEAIHKGNLILVNKNYPIVTKDNQKFFTPIDINCTDILLESRAVIMLSKLMQALNCTDEIVPVSGYRTLQEQEKIYKDSIRENGVDFTSKFVALPNCSEHQTGLAIDLGENKPNIDFIRPDFPYTGICQRFREKSAQYGFIERYPKDKELITGIACEPWHFRYVGYPHSLIMQKNGITLEEYIDYTKKAPYEGRHLTIQSGTQSLEVCYIKASASSVTVVELPDDTYCQISGNNVDGFIMTLWR